The Streptomyces sp. NBC_00510 genomic interval ACGACCGGACGAACGAGATGGTGCCGGTGTCCCGGCGGAACACGCCGGCCGTGCGTCGCGCGCTGAACATCTGAACCACGACGCACCCTCTGATCCGGAAGGAGATCCCCGTGTCCGACATCCCGGACGCCGTTGCCGGCGGGACGGACGCCGGCAACGCGGGCGGCCTCGGCGTCTCCGTCACCGGGCACCGCGGCCGGCCGATCGCAGGCGCGAGCAACCGCGACTGGTGGCCGAACCGGCTCGACCTGAGGGTCCTGCGGAAACACCCCGCCGAGGCCGATCCCATGGGCGAGGACTTCGACTACGCCGCGGCGTTCCGCGCGCTGGACCTCGACGCCCTGGCGCGCGACGTCGACGACGCGCTGACCACGTCGCAGGAGTGGTGGCCGGCCGACTTCGGCCACTACGGGCCGCTCGTGATCAGGATGGTGTGGCACTGCGCCGGGACCTACCGCATCCACGACGGCCGCGGTGGCGCGGGCGCCGGCATGCAGCGGTTCGCACCGCTGAACAGCTGGCCGGACAATCGCAACCTCGACAAGGCGCGCCGGCTGCTCTGGCCGGTGAAGAGGAAGTACGGCCGCAAGATCTCCTGGGCCGACCTGATGGTCTTCGCGGGCAACCGCGCCCTGGAGACGATGGGTTTCACGACCTTCGGCTTCGCCGGCGGCCGGGCGGAGGTGTGGGAGCCCGACGAGGACGTCTACTGGGGTCCCGAGCACGCCTGGCTCGGCGACGAACGCCATGGCGGCGTCCGGGAGCTGCAGAGCCCCCTGGCCGCCGACCAGATGGGCCTCATCTACGTCAACCCGGAAGGGCCGAACACCGTCCCGGACCCGCTCACCTCTGCACGGGACATCCGCGAGACCTTCCGGCGCATGGGGATGAACGAAGAGGAGACCGTCGCGTTGATCGCGGGCGGCCACACGTTCGGCAAGACCCACGGCGCGGCCGCCCCGGACGCCCACCTCGGCCCCGAGCCCGAGGGCGCCCCGCTCGAGGAACAGGGCCTGGGATGGAAGAGCAGCTACCGCACCGGAATGGGCACGGACACCATCTCCAGCGGGCTCGACGGTACGTGGACGCCCACCCCCACGACGTGGGACAACAGCTTCTTCGAAACCCTGTTCGGCTACGAGTGGGACCTGGAGCTGAGCCCCGCCGGTCTGTGGCAGTGGGTCCCGCGGGACGGCGGCGGGGCCGGCACGGTCCCGGACGCCCACGACCCGTCGACGACGCACGCCCCGACCATGCTGACGACGGACCTGGCGCTTCGGTCGGACCCGGTCTACGAGCCGATCTCACGGCGCTTCCTGGACAACCCGGACCAGCTGGCGGACGCGTTCGCGCGGGCCTGGTTCAAGCTGACGCACCTCGACATGGGACCGGTCCAGCGCTACCTCGGACCGCTGGTCCCCCGGGAGACGCTGCCCTGGCAGGATCCGGTCCCCGCCGTGGACCACGAGCTCGTCGGGGCGGCGGACATCGCCGCGCTCAAGAGCCGGCTCCTCACCTGCGGGCTGTCGGTCTCCCAGCTCGTCTCGACCGCGTGGGCGTCGGCATCGACATTCCGCGTCAGCGACAGGCGCGGCGGGGCGAACGGCGCGCGCATCCGCCTCGAGCCGCAACGGGGGTGGGAGGTCAACGAGCCCGACACGCTGGCACAGGTGCTGCGCACCCTGGAGGGGATCCAGGAGTCCTTCAACGGCTCCCAAGCCGGGGACAAGAAGATCTCGCTGGCCGACCTCATCGTGCTCGGCGGGGCCGCCGCCGTCGAGCGGGCCGCCGGGACGGCCGGCCACGACGTACACGTCCCCTTCCTTCCGGGACGCACGGACGCCACGCAGGAGTGGACCGATGTGGAGTCCTTCGCCCCCCTCGAGCCGACCGCGGACGGGTTCCGCAACTACCGCGGCAAGGGCGACCGGCTGCCGTCGGAGCACCTGCTGGTCGACCGCGCGAACCTGCTGGACCTGAGCACGCCCGAGATGACCGTCCTGGTAGGTGGCCTGCGGGTGCTGGGCGCCAACCACCGTCAATCGCCGCTGGGCGTCTTCACCTCGCAGCCCGGGTCGCTGACCAACGACTTCTTCGTGAACCTGCTCGACATGCGCACGGAGTGGGAGCCGGCGTCCGCGACCGCCGAGACCTTCGTGGGCCGCGACCGGGCCACCGGCGAGGTCAAGTGGACCGGCAGCCGCGTCGACCTCGTCTTCGGCTCGGACTCCGAGCTGCGTGCCGTCGCGGAGGTCTACGCGAGCGACGACGCACGGGAGAAGTTCGTGAAGGACTTCATCGCCGCATGGGACAAGGTCATGAGCCTCGACCGGTACGACCTCGCGTGATCCTCCCAACGGTGGCACATGGGGGACGAACGGTAGCCGGTCGCGGGCGAACGGCATAAGCCGGCCCGCATTCGCGCTCACCCTTGTCGGTGTGATCCATACGGCGTAGCGTGCTTATTGGGTAGCAAATTGTCCGCTTTTCGGTGCAATTCAATCCACCCGCGCCGAATTCCACGTCAATTCGGAGAACATTTTCGAAGGAAGGTGTGTGACCGGCCGCGAAGCACCGCCGCCGGCGGAAGTGGACACAGCGATTCGGCATGAGGAGAGTGAAGCCCCGATGACGACCATGCAGGAGCGATCCGACCTGCTGGACAAGATCGGGTTGGCCGAACAGAACAAAGCAGCGCTGGGTCAAGTGCTGGGAACCGGGAGCATCGGGTATGCCGCCGAGAAACCGGACGGCACCATGCAGGCCACCATTCGGATCCACCCGGATGAGCTGATCTGGGATCCATCGATTCTGGTCATGCCCCATGGAGGCGATATCGAGCTCGAGCTCATCAATGACGACCTGAACACGCACTGCGCGCTCCTGCCGAGCAATGGCGACCGGAAGTTCATCTGGCTGGTGAACCATTCGCGCGGACGGGCGACCCTCAACCTCGACGGACCGGGCTACTACTGGTACTGCTCGCCCACGGGCAACGACGAGGGCCGGGGGTTGACCGGGGCCATCGTCGTCCTGGGGGAGGCTCCGCCGGAGGCTCGCCTCGACCGCCCCGAGCAACCGCGGCCGTAGGAAGGAGGAGGAGATGTCCCTCGACTACGTGGATGCGGGTGAGGCCGTCGACCAGGGGTTGCTGAGCGGCAAGGTCGCGGGCGGGGAGGTCGCGCCGCCGGTGGTGGCCGGCGTCGATTACGAGCGCCTACTCAACGCCCGCCAGGAGCCGCACAACTGGCTCACCTACTACGGCGCCTACAACGGGCAGCGGTACAGCCCGCTGGACCAGATCAACACGGAGAGCGTCAAGCGCGTCGTCCCCGCATGGGTCTTCCAGGCCGGCACGACCGGACTGATCGCGGGCGCGTCGACGTACTCGTTCGAGGCCGCTCCGATCGTCGTCGACGGGATCATGTTCCTGTCCGGCTGGGACGGCTGGGTCTGGGCCCTCGACGCGAAGACCGGTGTGGAGATCTGGCGGTACAAGCACGCGGTCCCCTTCGACGTGTCCTTGTGCTGCGGGAACGTGAACCGCGGGGTCGCCGTGGCCCAGGGGAAGGTCTTCTCCGTCACGCCGAACGCCCGTCTGATCGCACTCGACGCCACCACCGGAAAGCGGGTCTGGGACAAGACCTACGGTGACGTACGGGCCGGGGAGAGCGCCACACTCGCCCCGCTGATCGTGAAGAACATGGTCGTCGTCGGCAGTTCCGGCGGCGAGTTCGGCGTACGCGGCCACCTCGACGCGTTCGACCTCGACACCGGCGAGCACCAGTGGCGCTGCTACACGGTGCCCAAGCCCGGGGAGCCGGGCTCGGACACCTGGCCCGCCGAGGGCGAGGCCTGGGCGCGCGGCGGGGCGAACTGCTGGGTCACCGGCACGTTCGACCCGGAGACGAACCTGCTGTACGTCGGCACCGGCAATCCGGCCCCCGACTTCGACGGAGGTGTCCGCGAGGGCGACAACCTCTTCACCGACTGCGTCATCGCCGTCGACGTCGACAGCGGTCAGATCCGCTGGCACTACCAGTGCACCCCGCACGACCTGTGGGACTACGACAGCATCGCCGAGTGCATCCTGTTCGAGCGGGGCGGGCGCAAACTGCTCGGGCACTTCGACAAGAACGGCTACTTCTTCGTCCTCGACCGCACCAACGGGGCGAGGGTCGGCATCACCCCCTTCGTGGACCGCATCACGTGGGGGGCCATCACGAGGGACGGCCGGGTGACGGCCAAGCTGTACCCGGACAAGGAGGGAGAACCCGTCCACTTCTACCCCGGTCCGGCCGGCGCCAAGGAATGGACCCACGCGGCCTACAGTCCGAAGTCCGAGCTGTTCTACGTCCCCGTCCAGGACACGGGTGCCACGGCCACCCGACGGCGCCGGGAGTTCAAGGAGAGCATCCCGTACTGGGGCGCGGGCGTTCAGGTGGACATCGAGGACATGGCGGGGTCCGTCAGCGCGTTCGACGCCGACGGCGAGGAGAAGTGGCGCTGGCGCAACGAACTGCCGATGTGCGCCTCGGTGCTGGCCACCGGGGGTGACCTGGTGTTCGCCGGTGAGCCGTCCGGCGAGTTCAACGCGCTCGACGCCCGCACCGGGCAGGGGCTGTGGCAGTTCCAGTGCGGGAGCGGCCACCACAGCAGCCCGACCACCTACATGGTCGACGACAGGCAGTACATCGCCGTACCGGTCGGTTGGGGCGGGTGGGCCGAGGGGTTCCTCCCCGGCATGCTCGGCGCGGGGCACGGAAGCGCCCTGATCACCTTCGCCCTCCCGGAATGGTCGTAGCGCGCGACGGAGCGCGCCGTATCCGGCCGGAGAGGAGGTGAGTCCATGGAATCCCAGCTCGCTGTGTGGGAGACGCCCGAGTTCGAGGAGATCGCGGTCGCGGCCGAAGTGACCATGTACGTCGCCCGGCTGGAGGACTAGCGGACGTGGGGCATGCCGGACCGGTTCCGGCGCCCCGACGGCTCGGGACGCCGACAGGCGGCCGGGCCGACAACGGACCCGGACATTCGACGAACGGAGTGCCGGCGTGTTGCTGCGAGTGCTGGGCTCGGCGGCGGGGGGCGGGTCCCCGCAGTGGAATTGCGGCTGCACGGTGTGCGCCGCGGTCCGCGCGGGGGCCGGCCCCCCGCGCACCCAGTCCTCGATCGCCGTCAGCGCCGACCGCTGCCGGTGGTTCCTCGTCAACGCCTCACCGGACCTCCGCGTCCAGTTCGAGGCCTTCCCTGGCCTGCACCCGCAGGGCGACCGTACGACGCCGCTGGAAGCGGTGCTGCTCACCGACGCCGAGCTGGACCACACCCTGGGCCTGCTCCTGTTGCGCGAGGCCCGTGCCCTGCGGGTGTACGCCACACCGGCGGCGCACAAGACCCTGTGTGACGGCTCGGGAATCCTGAGCACGCTCCAGCACTACTGCACCGTCGAGTGGCGGGCGGTGATCCCCGGCACCGACCTGGCTCTGGCGGACGGGCTGTCCTGCCGCGCGTTCGACGTACCCACCGCCAAACGCGCCCGGTTCGGAGCCGAAGCGGACCACGGCCGCGTCGTGGGCTACCGGCTGACCGACGAGCGCGGCGGGGGGACGCTGGTCTACCTGCCGGCCGTGCAGTCGCTGACGCCGGCGCTGTGCACGGAGCTCGAGGGCTGCGGATGCCTGCTGTTCGACGGGACCTGCTGGCGCGACGACGAGCTCGTACGGCTCGGACTGGCCGGCAAGACGGCCCGGGAGATGGGCCACCTGCCCATCGACGGCACGGACGGCAGCCTGGCCCAGCTCCCGTCGCTGGCCGCGGGGCGGACGATCTTCGTGCACGTCAACAACACCAACCCGATCCTTCTGGAGGACTCGCCCGAGCGGCACATCTTGCGGGAAAGCGGCATAGAGGTGGCCACGGACGGCCTCGAGGTCCAGGTGTAGAACCGTGACGACGACCATCACGAGAACCGGCGCCGACGGCTTCGTCGAGGCGTTGCGGGCCCACTCGCGGCGGTACCACGACCAACACCCCTTCCACGTCCGGATGAACGCCGGCCGGCTGAGCCATCGGCAGATCCGCGGCTGGGTGGCCAACCGCTTCTACTACCAGGAGAACATCCCCCGCAAGGACGCCGCGATCCTTTCCAACTGCCCCGACCTCGACGTCCGCCGCCGCTGGATCCGACGGATCACCGACCACGACGGCACCGCCGCCGGCGAGGGCGGCATCGAGGCGTGGCTGCGCCTGGGCGAGGCCACCGGGCTGACCCGCGAGGAGGTCTGGGACCACCGGCACCTGGTACCAGGGGTGCGGTTCTCCGTCGACGCCTACGTGAACTTCGCCCGGACCCGCCCGTGGGTGGAGGCGGTGTCGTCCTCGCTCACGGAACTGTTCGCACCCGACCTGATGGCCGCGCGCCTGGCCGCATTCGAGCGCTGGTACCCGTGGATCGACCCCGACGGCCTCGCCTACTTCCGCACCCGCCTGGAGCAGGCTCCCCGCGACTGCGAGCACGCCCTCCAGGTGGTCACGTCGCACTGCCTCTCCGCCGAGTCTCAGGCGCGCGCCGTCGACGCGCTCTCGTTCAAGTGCGACGTCCTGTGGAGTCTCATGGACGCCATCGACCAGGCCTACCCGGAGTGACCGCCATGGACCCGACCCCTCCCGGAGCGACCCGGAGCAGGACCAGGACCGGGCCCGGCGTCGAGGTGTGCGGCTCGGACCGGCCCCGGTTGGCGCGTCATGTCCGGCTCAGCTTCTGCCGGACCAGGCAGCGTCAGGTACTGCTGCACCCCGAGACGGTGGTGGTCCTGAACGGCAGCGGCGCGGCGATCCTCGAGCTGTGCGACGGGCGGCACACCGTGGCCGAGATCGTGACCGAGCTGGGCGCCCGCTACCAGACCGTCCCGGGGGACGAGGTGCGGCGGTTCCTGACCCGGCTCGTCGCCCGGCGCTGGATGGAGCTCACCGATGGATAGCCCGTTCGGGTTGCTCGCCGAACTCACCTACCGCTGCCCGCTGGCCTGCCCTTACTGCTCCAACCCGCTGAACATGGCCGGTTACCAGGACGAGCTGGCCACGGACGAGTGGCGGCGGGTGCTGGCCGAGGCGGGCGACCTGGGGGTTCTGCAGTGCCACCTGTCCGGCGGGGAACCTCTGCTGCGGCGCGACCTGGTGGAGATCACGGCGGCCGCCCATCACCTGGGCCTCTACACCAACCTCGTGACCAGCGCCCTCGGGCTCTCGCGTCCGAGGGCCGAGCAACTGCGGGCCGCCGGCCTGGACCACGTGCAGATCAGCATCCAGGCCGCCGAAGCGGCCGCGTCCGACCGGATCGCCGGCATCCCGTCCTTCCGGCGCAAGCTCGAGGCGATGCACGTGGTCAAGGAGCTGGGCTGGCCCCTGACCATGAACGTGGTGCTGCACCGGCACAACATCGACCGTGTCGCCGACGTGCTCGACCTGGCCGAGGAGGTGGGCGCCGACCGGCTGGAGCTGGCCAACACCCAGTACTACGGCTGGGCCTGGCGGAACCGTGCCGCGCTGCTGCCCAGCCGGGCCCAGCTCGAGGCGGCCGAAGTCGTCGTGCGGGCCGCCCGTGAGCGGTTGCGGGACCGCATGGACGTCATCTACGTCATCTCCGACTACTACAGCCGCTACCCCAAGCCCTGCATGGGCGGCTGGGCGTCCCGGCAGCTGACCGTGACGCCGAACGGCGACGTCCTGCCCTGCCCGGCCGCCCAGACCCTGCCATTGCCGAGGACCGGCGTGCGGGAGCACTCGCTGGCGTGGATCTGGGCCGAGTCCCCGGTGATGACCGCGTTCCGGGGGACCGACTGGATGCCCGAGCCCTGCCGGAGCTGCTTCCGCCGGGAGGTGGACTTCGGCGGGTGCCGTTGCCAGGCGTTCCTGCTCACCGGCGATGCGGCCCGCACCGACCCGGTCTGCCACCTGTCGCCCGACCACCATCTGGTCACCCGGGC includes:
- the pqqA gene encoding pyrroloquinoline quinone precursor peptide PqqA yields the protein MESQLAVWETPEFEEIAVAAEVTMYVARLED
- the pqqB gene encoding pyrroloquinoline quinone biosynthesis protein PqqB, coding for MLLRVLGSAAGGGSPQWNCGCTVCAAVRAGAGPPRTQSSIAVSADRCRWFLVNASPDLRVQFEAFPGLHPQGDRTTPLEAVLLTDAELDHTLGLLLLREARALRVYATPAAHKTLCDGSGILSTLQHYCTVEWRAVIPGTDLALADGLSCRAFDVPTAKRARFGAEADHGRVVGYRLTDERGGGTLVYLPAVQSLTPALCTELEGCGCLLFDGTCWRDDELVRLGLAGKTAREMGHLPIDGTDGSLAQLPSLAAGRTIFVHVNNTNPILLEDSPERHILRESGIEVATDGLEVQV
- a CDS encoding PQQ-dependent dehydrogenase, methanol/ethanol family; this translates as MSLDYVDAGEAVDQGLLSGKVAGGEVAPPVVAGVDYERLLNARQEPHNWLTYYGAYNGQRYSPLDQINTESVKRVVPAWVFQAGTTGLIAGASTYSFEAAPIVVDGIMFLSGWDGWVWALDAKTGVEIWRYKHAVPFDVSLCCGNVNRGVAVAQGKVFSVTPNARLIALDATTGKRVWDKTYGDVRAGESATLAPLIVKNMVVVGSSGGEFGVRGHLDAFDLDTGEHQWRCYTVPKPGEPGSDTWPAEGEAWARGGANCWVTGTFDPETNLLYVGTGNPAPDFDGGVREGDNLFTDCVIAVDVDSGQIRWHYQCTPHDLWDYDSIAECILFERGGRKLLGHFDKNGYFFVLDRTNGARVGITPFVDRITWGAITRDGRVTAKLYPDKEGEPVHFYPGPAGAKEWTHAAYSPKSELFYVPVQDTGATATRRRREFKESIPYWGAGVQVDIEDMAGSVSAFDADGEEKWRWRNELPMCASVLATGGDLVFAGEPSGEFNALDARTGQGLWQFQCGSGHHSSPTTYMVDDRQYIAVPVGWGGWAEGFLPGMLGAGHGSALITFALPEWS
- the pqqD gene encoding pyrroloquinoline quinone biosynthesis peptide chaperone PqqD, giving the protein MDPTPPGATRSRTRTGPGVEVCGSDRPRLARHVRLSFCRTRQRQVLLHPETVVVLNGSGAAILELCDGRHTVAEIVTELGARYQTVPGDEVRRFLTRLVARRWMELTDG
- the katG gene encoding catalase/peroxidase HPI; this encodes MAGASNRDWWPNRLDLRVLRKHPAEADPMGEDFDYAAAFRALDLDALARDVDDALTTSQEWWPADFGHYGPLVIRMVWHCAGTYRIHDGRGGAGAGMQRFAPLNSWPDNRNLDKARRLLWPVKRKYGRKISWADLMVFAGNRALETMGFTTFGFAGGRAEVWEPDEDVYWGPEHAWLGDERHGGVRELQSPLAADQMGLIYVNPEGPNTVPDPLTSARDIRETFRRMGMNEEETVALIAGGHTFGKTHGAAAPDAHLGPEPEGAPLEEQGLGWKSSYRTGMGTDTISSGLDGTWTPTPTTWDNSFFETLFGYEWDLELSPAGLWQWVPRDGGGAGTVPDAHDPSTTHAPTMLTTDLALRSDPVYEPISRRFLDNPDQLADAFARAWFKLTHLDMGPVQRYLGPLVPRETLPWQDPVPAVDHELVGAADIAALKSRLLTCGLSVSQLVSTAWASASTFRVSDRRGGANGARIRLEPQRGWEVNEPDTLAQVLRTLEGIQESFNGSQAGDKKISLADLIVLGGAAAVERAAGTAGHDVHVPFLPGRTDATQEWTDVESFAPLEPTADGFRNYRGKGDRLPSEHLLVDRANLLDLSTPEMTVLVGGLRVLGANHRQSPLGVFTSQPGSLTNDFFVNLLDMRTEWEPASATAETFVGRDRATGEVKWTGSRVDLVFGSDSELRAVAEVYASDDAREKFVKDFIAAWDKVMSLDRYDLA
- the pqqE gene encoding pyrroloquinoline quinone biosynthesis protein PqqE yields the protein MDSPFGLLAELTYRCPLACPYCSNPLNMAGYQDELATDEWRRVLAEAGDLGVLQCHLSGGEPLLRRDLVEITAAAHHLGLYTNLVTSALGLSRPRAEQLRAAGLDHVQISIQAAEAAASDRIAGIPSFRRKLEAMHVVKELGWPLTMNVVLHRHNIDRVADVLDLAEEVGADRLELANTQYYGWAWRNRAALLPSRAQLEAAEVVVRAARERLRDRMDVIYVISDYYSRYPKPCMGGWASRQLTVTPNGDVLPCPAAQTLPLPRTGVREHSLAWIWAESPVMTAFRGTDWMPEPCRSCFRREVDFGGCRCQAFLLTGDAARTDPVCHLSPDHHLVTRAVAAANAGSRSGDPPLVPRPHRVRRPDRIPGGAGG
- the pqqC gene encoding pyrroloquinoline-quinone synthase PqqC, which gives rise to MTTTITRTGADGFVEALRAHSRRYHDQHPFHVRMNAGRLSHRQIRGWVANRFYYQENIPRKDAAILSNCPDLDVRRRWIRRITDHDGTAAGEGGIEAWLRLGEATGLTREEVWDHRHLVPGVRFSVDAYVNFARTRPWVEAVSSSLTELFAPDLMAARLAAFERWYPWIDPDGLAYFRTRLEQAPRDCEHALQVVTSHCLSAESQARAVDALSFKCDVLWSLMDAIDQAYPE
- a CDS encoding copper oxidase; its protein translation is MTGREAPPPAEVDTAIRHEESEAPMTTMQERSDLLDKIGLAEQNKAALGQVLGTGSIGYAAEKPDGTMQATIRIHPDELIWDPSILVMPHGGDIELELINDDLNTHCALLPSNGDRKFIWLVNHSRGRATLNLDGPGYYWYCSPTGNDEGRGLTGAIVVLGEAPPEARLDRPEQPRP